A DNA window from Comamonas sp. 26 contains the following coding sequences:
- a CDS encoding efflux RND transporter permease subunit produces MFERIIRFAIEQRWLVMVAVLALAALGVYNYQRLAIDAVPDITNVQVQINTQASGYSPLETEQRVTYPIETVMAGLPNLEQTRSLSRYGLSQVTVVFKDGTDIYFARQLVNERIQQARDNLPAGVTPTLGPISTGLGEIYLWTVEAEDGAKKADGTPYTPMDLREIQDWVIKPQLRNVPGVTEINSIGGFAKEYLVSPRPEQLASYGFTLADLVAALERNNTNVGAGYIERQGEQYLIRAPGQVSGIADIREVIVGSAQGQPIRIRDLAEVGLGRELRTGAATDNGREVVLGTVFMLIGENSRVVSQAVAARMEQINRSLPEGVKAITVYDRTNLVDKAIATVKKNLVEGAALVVVILFLFLGNLRAALITALIIPLSMLFTFTGMVQYKVSANLMSLGALDFGIIIDGAVVIVENCVRRLAHAQEARGRSLTRSERFHEVFAAAKEARRPLLFGQLIIMVVYLPIFALTGVEGKMFHPMALTVVIALAGAMLLSITFIPAAIALFMGNKVAEKENRLMVWARRVYAPALHRVMRAPAVVLTAAGVAVVLSLLLATRLGSEFAPNLNEGDFAIQALRIPGTSLTQSLEMQMQIEKTLKKEFPEIDRVFARTGTAEIASDPMPPNISDGYIMLKPQSEWPDPARTRDDLLAAIQAAADRVPGNNFEFSQPIQLRFNELISGVRSDVAVKIFGDDMTVLEKNAQAVAGMLQQISGASEVKVEQTTGLPMLTVKIDREKASRYGLNMGDVQDTISTALGGREAGTVFEGDKRFDIQVRLPDEVRNDMEAIGRLPIALPRGTDGRLGFVPLSAVASFDIAPGPNQVSREDGKRRIVVSANVRGRDIGSFVTEAQQRLESLQLPAGYWTRWGGTFENLESARKRLTIVVPAALLMVFVLLFAMFGNVRDGLIVFTGIPFALTGGILALWMRGIPLSISAAIGFIALSGVAVLNGLVMIAYIRSLREEGKRLYEAVTEGALTRLRPVLMTALVASLGFVPMAIATGTGAEVQRPLATVVIGGILSSTLLTLLVLPLLYSLIHRKDLSETEDEQVLASTEEKPA; encoded by the coding sequence ATGTTCGAACGAATTATCCGATTTGCCATTGAGCAGCGCTGGCTGGTCATGGTTGCCGTTCTGGCCCTAGCGGCTCTTGGCGTATACAACTATCAACGCCTCGCTATTGATGCTGTACCTGACATTACCAATGTTCAGGTACAGATCAATACGCAGGCCAGCGGCTACTCACCGCTTGAGACTGAGCAGCGAGTCACTTACCCAATTGAAACGGTGATGGCCGGCCTGCCCAATCTGGAACAGACTCGCTCGCTGTCGCGCTACGGCCTGTCGCAAGTGACAGTAGTGTTTAAAGATGGCACTGACATCTACTTTGCTCGCCAGTTAGTCAACGAACGCATCCAACAGGCCCGTGACAATCTTCCCGCTGGTGTCACTCCCACGCTGGGACCTATCTCTACAGGTTTGGGTGAGATCTATCTTTGGACCGTTGAGGCCGAGGACGGTGCAAAGAAGGCAGATGGAACGCCTTACACACCTATGGATCTGCGCGAGATACAGGACTGGGTGATCAAACCGCAACTGCGTAATGTGCCTGGTGTCACTGAAATCAACTCTATTGGCGGGTTCGCGAAAGAGTATCTGGTTTCGCCACGCCCAGAACAGCTGGCGTCCTATGGTTTCACTCTTGCTGACCTGGTTGCTGCGTTGGAACGCAACAATACCAATGTGGGAGCTGGATACATTGAGCGTCAAGGTGAACAATATTTGATCCGTGCCCCGGGTCAAGTCTCTGGCATTGCTGACATTCGAGAAGTGATCGTGGGTTCGGCTCAAGGCCAGCCCATACGTATTCGTGATTTGGCAGAGGTTGGCTTGGGTCGTGAGCTTCGCACCGGCGCTGCCACGGATAACGGCCGAGAGGTCGTGCTTGGCACGGTCTTCATGCTGATCGGGGAGAACAGCCGTGTGGTCTCGCAGGCTGTGGCTGCACGTATGGAGCAGATTAACCGCAGTCTTCCTGAAGGCGTGAAAGCGATCACGGTCTACGATCGCACAAACCTCGTCGATAAAGCCATCGCAACGGTCAAGAAGAATTTGGTGGAAGGTGCGGCTTTAGTTGTTGTCATCCTCTTCCTTTTCCTGGGCAACCTCCGCGCGGCCCTGATTACAGCGCTGATCATTCCGTTGTCCATGCTGTTCACCTTCACTGGCATGGTGCAATACAAAGTCAGTGCCAACCTGATGAGTTTGGGCGCTCTTGACTTCGGCATCATCATTGATGGCGCGGTGGTCATTGTAGAGAACTGCGTGCGTCGTCTTGCCCACGCGCAAGAAGCACGCGGACGCTCTTTGACGCGCAGTGAACGCTTCCACGAAGTATTTGCTGCAGCCAAGGAAGCGCGTCGGCCTTTGTTGTTTGGACAATTGATCATCATGGTTGTCTATTTGCCAATCTTTGCGCTCACGGGTGTAGAGGGCAAGATGTTCCATCCCATGGCGCTGACTGTGGTGATCGCGCTTGCTGGCGCAATGTTGCTGTCCATTACCTTCATTCCTGCGGCGATTGCTCTTTTCATGGGTAACAAGGTTGCGGAGAAGGAAAATCGCCTCATGGTTTGGGCACGTCGCGTTTATGCACCAGCCCTTCATCGCGTCATGAGAGCTCCTGCAGTTGTTCTGACTGCAGCTGGTGTGGCGGTGGTGCTAAGCCTGCTGCTGGCAACGCGTCTTGGTAGTGAATTTGCACCAAACCTCAACGAGGGCGATTTCGCCATTCAGGCTCTGCGGATTCCAGGAACCAGCCTGACCCAGTCCCTTGAGATGCAAATGCAGATCGAGAAAACCTTGAAGAAAGAGTTTCCTGAGATCGACAGGGTATTTGCTCGTACAGGTACCGCGGAGATTGCCTCTGACCCGATGCCTCCGAACATTTCGGACGGCTACATCATGCTTAAGCCGCAGTCCGAATGGCCGGATCCGGCACGTACACGAGACGATTTGCTGGCAGCAATTCAGGCCGCCGCAGATCGAGTTCCAGGCAACAATTTCGAGTTCTCTCAACCCATTCAGCTGCGCTTCAATGAGTTGATATCGGGTGTGCGTAGTGATGTCGCTGTAAAGATTTTTGGCGACGACATGACCGTGCTGGAGAAGAACGCACAAGCTGTCGCAGGCATGTTGCAGCAAATTTCTGGAGCCTCTGAAGTCAAGGTCGAACAGACCACAGGCTTGCCAATGCTCACCGTGAAAATCGACCGTGAGAAGGCCTCGCGCTATGGTTTGAACATGGGTGACGTGCAAGACACCATCAGTACGGCACTGGGCGGTCGTGAAGCCGGCACAGTTTTCGAAGGCGACAAGCGATTCGACATTCAGGTTCGCTTGCCGGACGAAGTGCGCAATGACATGGAAGCGATAGGACGCCTACCTATCGCGCTTCCACGCGGTACGGATGGCCGACTTGGTTTTGTTCCGCTTTCGGCCGTGGCTAGTTTTGATATCGCACCAGGCCCTAACCAGGTGAGCCGAGAGGATGGTAAGCGCCGCATCGTGGTGAGTGCCAACGTGCGCGGACGTGATATTGGATCTTTCGTCACAGAAGCACAACAACGCCTCGAATCGCTGCAACTGCCTGCCGGCTACTGGACCCGATGGGGCGGAACCTTCGAGAACCTCGAGTCGGCTAGAAAACGCTTGACGATTGTTGTGCCGGCAGCATTGCTGATGGTCTTTGTCTTGCTGTTTGCAATGTTCGGCAATGTTCGTGATGGTCTCATCGTGTTCACGGGCATTCCGTTTGCGCTGACAGGTGGCATCTTGGCGCTCTGGATGCGCGGTATTCCTTTATCCATCTCGGCAGCGATCGGGTTTATCGCGCTGTCAGGCGTGGCAGTGCTCAATGGCTTGGTGATGATTGCCTACATCCGATCGCTGCGCGAAGAAGGAAAGCGCCTATATGAAGCAGTCACTGAAGGTGCTTTGACCCGACTGCGGCCAGTTCTGATGACCGCGTTGGTTGCATCGCTAGGCTTTGTTCCGATGGCCATCGCAACGGGCACAGGCGCGGAAGTTCAGCGCCCCTTGGCCACAGTGGTGATCGGCGGGATCTTGTCGTCGACTTTGCTGACCCTTCTCGTGTTGCCATTGCTTTATAGCTTGATACACCGCAAGGATCTCTCCGAGACGGAGGATGAGCAGGTGTTGGCGT